The Desmonostoc muscorum LEGE 12446 genome includes a region encoding these proteins:
- a CDS encoding lysylphosphatidylglycerol synthase domain-containing protein codes for MKQFLRWIILGGTLFFLGKALKDNWIEVTAIHIDGLGWAVMAIATLVTLLAHTWAGWIWTWVLQELNQPVSSSEFIRVYLKTNIAKYLPGNIWHYYGRILAAKNANVSAGAATLSVLLEPLLMATAALIIIILFSSQFAANNTTSVVQILQLLSLAVVLCAVHPRFLNPAIRFSYKLKAKKSDPNTQPSVVLTIKRYPLRPLLGELGFLSLRGIGFILTVFALNSLNWSQIPLLLGAFSCAWLLGLVVPGAPGGLGVFEATAYELLRHQFPAALVFSAIALYRLVSILAETVGAALAWLHERFAKS; via the coding sequence ATGAAGCAATTTTTACGCTGGATAATTTTAGGCGGAACACTATTTTTTTTAGGGAAAGCCCTGAAGGATAATTGGATTGAAGTGACTGCTATCCACATTGATGGGTTAGGATGGGCAGTTATGGCGATCGCTACACTCGTCACTTTACTAGCACACACTTGGGCTGGCTGGATCTGGACTTGGGTTTTGCAAGAGTTAAATCAACCCGTGTCATCTTCGGAGTTTATCCGAGTTTACCTAAAAACTAATATTGCTAAGTATTTACCAGGTAATATCTGGCATTACTACGGACGAATTCTCGCCGCCAAAAATGCCAATGTTTCTGCTGGTGCAGCCACCTTAAGCGTTTTACTAGAACCGCTACTGATGGCAACGGCTGCTTTAATTATCATTATTCTATTCAGTAGTCAGTTTGCAGCGAATAATACCACATCGGTTGTACAAATCTTACAATTGCTGAGTTTAGCTGTGGTGCTTTGTGCAGTTCATCCGCGATTTTTGAACCCAGCTATTCGCTTTTCGTACAAACTGAAGGCAAAAAAATCCGATCCTAATACTCAGCCAAGTGTCGTTTTAACTATTAAACGCTATCCCCTACGACCTTTGTTAGGGGAATTGGGCTTTTTAAGTTTGCGTGGCATCGGCTTCATTTTAACTGTCTTTGCACTAAATTCTCTTAATTGGAGTCAAATTCCTTTATTGCTGGGGGCTTTTAGTTGTGCTTGGTTGCTGGGGTTAGTGGTTCCCGGTGCGCCTGGTGGGTTAGGTGTGTTTGAAGCGACTGCTTATGAACTTTTGCGACACCAGTTTCCAGCTGCCTTAGTGTTTAGTGCGATCGCTCTATATCGTCTCGTTAGTATTCTAGCTGAAACTGTCGGTGCTGCCTTAGCTTGGTTACACGAACGCTTTGCCAAGTCATGA
- a CDS encoding DUF29 domain-containing protein: MTAPQPTVFTNSHLYDQDFYLWIETTAKQLKEGRFSEVDLENLIEEIESMGRSEKHALASNLVVLLMHLLKYKYQPEKRSNSWKGTIREHRRRLRITFKDSPSLKPYFQEVLPECYQDARKQPSDETGLSLDTFPLESPLTADECLDEEFLPD, translated from the coding sequence ATGACAGCGCCTCAACCAACAGTCTTTACAAACTCTCATCTTTACGACCAAGATTTTTATTTGTGGATAGAGACAACTGCTAAACAATTAAAAGAAGGCAGATTTTCTGAGGTTGATTTAGAAAATCTGATCGAAGAGATTGAAAGCATGGGTAGAAGTGAAAAACACGCGCTTGCGAGTAATTTAGTTGTTCTACTAATGCATCTACTAAAATATAAATATCAGCCAGAAAAACGCTCTAATAGCTGGAAGGGAACTATTAGAGAACATCGCCGCAGGTTGAGAATAACTTTTAAAGATAGTCCTAGTTTAAAACCATATTTTCAAGAAGTTTTACCAGAGTGTTATCAAGATGCCAGAAAGCAACCCAGTGATGAAACTGGTTTATCACTTGATACTTTTCCTCTAGAGTCTCCGTTGACTGCGGATGAATGTTTAGATGAAGAGTTTTTACCTGATTAG
- the ndhL gene encoding NAD(P)H-quinone oxidoreductase subunit L produces the protein MIVALLYLILAGAYLLVIPIAVLFYLKQRWYVASSIERLFMYFLVFFFFPGLLVLSPVVNLRPRPRQIEV, from the coding sequence ATGATTGTCGCCCTGCTGTATCTGATTTTGGCTGGAGCCTACCTTTTGGTAATCCCGATCGCTGTCTTGTTCTACCTGAAGCAGCGTTGGTATGTGGCTAGCTCCATCGAGCGCCTGTTTATGTACTTTTTGGTGTTTTTCTTCTTTCCGGGTTTATTGGTTTTATCGCCGGTGGTAAATTTGCGACCACGGCCGCGACAAATTGAAGTTTAA
- a CDS encoding DUF3007 family protein encodes MRRIDAIGIGLGVFIAGGLAYVGLQLVGFDNQQAGIWSQVLLVAALVGWLATYFFRAVGQKMTYHEQREQYEQEFLQQRLEELTPEELARIQAQIEQEEQSQV; translated from the coding sequence ATGCGACGGATTGACGCTATTGGAATTGGCTTAGGCGTTTTTATTGCCGGCGGCTTGGCGTATGTAGGATTACAGCTAGTCGGCTTCGATAATCAGCAAGCTGGTATATGGAGCCAAGTCTTACTAGTGGCTGCGTTAGTTGGCTGGTTAGCTACCTATTTTTTCCGCGCGGTGGGACAAAAAATGACCTACCACGAACAGCGGGAACAGTATGAGCAAGAATTTCTGCAACAGCGCTTGGAAGAACTAACTCCCGAAGAACTAGCACGAATTCAAGCCCAGATAGAACAAGAAGAGCAGTCTCAGGTGTAA
- a CDS encoding L-threonylcarbamoyladenylate synthase, which produces MAKIFPVHPDNPQIRRIEEIKSALSSGAVMLYPTDTVYAIGCDLNAKSAVERVRQIKQLANDKPLTFLCPSLSNVATYAFVSDTAYRIMKRLIPGTYTFLLPATKLVPRLVQSPKRKTTGIRVPNHTVCLALLEALGNPIISTSAHVPPDEVDNGLIHIDPETIQSRVELFDRLDKFVDIIVDTGEEPTYEVSTILDLTGDEAVMIRRGLGWEAAAAWV; this is translated from the coding sequence ATGGCAAAAATTTTCCCAGTTCATCCGGATAATCCTCAAATTCGCCGAATAGAGGAAATAAAGTCAGCGCTCTCTAGTGGTGCTGTCATGCTTTACCCTACTGATACAGTTTATGCGATCGGTTGTGATTTGAATGCCAAATCGGCGGTAGAACGAGTGCGGCAAATTAAGCAGCTAGCAAATGATAAACCACTGACATTTTTATGTCCCTCGCTTTCAAATGTGGCAACTTATGCCTTCGTAAGTGACACAGCCTATCGGATTATGAAGCGCCTAATTCCAGGTACATACACGTTTTTGCTCCCAGCTACTAAGTTAGTACCGCGATTGGTGCAAAGTCCCAAGCGGAAAACTACAGGAATTAGAGTCCCAAACCATACTGTGTGTTTGGCTCTGCTGGAAGCCTTGGGTAATCCGATTATTTCAACTTCTGCACATGTGCCACCAGATGAAGTAGATAATGGCTTGATTCACATAGATCCAGAGACTATTCAATCACGGGTAGAGCTATTTGACCGTTTGGACAAATTCGTGGACATAATTGTAGATACTGGTGAGGAACCTACGTATGAAGTGTCTACCATTTTGGATTTAACGGGGGATGAAGCAGTAATGATACGGAGGGGTTTAGGTTGGGAAGCAGCAGCAGCGTGGGTATAA
- the larC gene encoding nickel pincer cofactor biosynthesis protein LarC, protein MNKIAYLQCPTGISGDMCLGALVSLGVPVEYLIEKLNGLGIEQEYKLRAEFVQRNGQQATKVHVDLVDHHHHHDREHAHHHARHLPEIEQMILKAGLPTRAEAWSLAVFRQLAVAEGAVHGISPEKVHFHEVGAVDAIVDIVGTCLGLDWLGIESNDEGLPLLYCSAFPTGGGTVRAAHGQMAVPVPAVLKLWEMRGCPVYSNGIERELVTPTGAAIATTLAREFGSPPPIAIKQIGLGAGTINLPIPNILRLWLGESAILESDLCDSGDTSSNLETISVLETQIDDLNPQAIGYVFEALFAAGALDVFTVAIAMKKSRPGILLTVICHPENLLSCEAVIFRETTTLGIRRTNQQRSILQREIQQVETEYGKVRVKVAWKGRSPEKVIANVQPEYEDCAELARKHNIPWREIQRLALQRWYLENQN, encoded by the coding sequence ATGAATAAAATTGCTTATCTTCAATGTCCGACAGGAATTTCCGGTGATATGTGCCTGGGTGCTTTGGTCAGTTTGGGTGTTCCTGTGGAGTATTTAATTGAAAAACTTAATGGGTTGGGAATTGAACAGGAATATAAGTTAAGAGCAGAATTTGTGCAACGGAATGGTCAGCAGGCGACTAAAGTTCATGTGGATCTAGTAGATCATCATCACCACCACGATCGCGAACACGCTCATCATCACGCACGCCACCTGCCAGAAATAGAGCAGATGATTCTCAAAGCGGGGTTGCCGACACGGGCAGAAGCTTGGAGTTTGGCGGTATTTCGGCAGCTAGCTGTGGCAGAAGGGGCAGTGCATGGGATTTCTCCTGAAAAAGTTCATTTTCATGAGGTGGGGGCTGTAGATGCCATTGTAGATATTGTGGGTACTTGCTTGGGGTTGGATTGGTTGGGGATTGAGAGTAATGACGAAGGGTTGCCCTTACTATATTGCTCGGCGTTTCCGACTGGTGGCGGCACTGTGAGGGCAGCACATGGTCAAATGGCTGTACCAGTACCAGCGGTATTAAAGCTGTGGGAAATGCGGGGTTGCCCAGTTTATAGCAACGGCATTGAACGAGAACTGGTGACACCAACAGGTGCCGCGATCGCCACTACCTTAGCAAGAGAATTTGGTTCACCGCCCCCCATCGCTATCAAGCAGATAGGATTGGGAGCAGGAACCATAAATTTACCCATCCCAAATATTTTACGCCTCTGGCTGGGCGAAAGCGCAATTTTAGAGTCAGATTTGTGCGATTCTGGCGATACTAGCTCAAATCTCGAAACCATATCCGTACTAGAAACCCAAATTGATGATTTAAATCCTCAAGCCATCGGCTATGTGTTTGAGGCTTTGTTTGCGGCTGGTGCGCTGGATGTTTTTACTGTGGCGATCGCTATGAAAAAATCACGTCCAGGAATTTTGCTGACTGTGATTTGTCATCCAGAAAATTTACTCAGTTGTGAAGCGGTGATATTCCGTGAAACCACAACTTTGGGTATTCGGCGAACTAATCAGCAACGCTCGATTTTACAACGAGAAATTCAACAAGTGGAAACTGAATATGGCAAAGTGCGTGTCAAAGTAGCATGGAAAGGGCGATCGCCAGAAAAAGTTATTGCTAACGTGCAGCCAGAATATGAAGATTGTGCAGAATTAGCCCGAAAACATAATATTCCCTGGCGGGAAATTCAACGGCTGGCGCTACAGCGTTGGTATTTAGAAAATCAAAACTAA